In Agromyces sp. SYSU T00194, a genomic segment contains:
- a CDS encoding MFS transporter yields MTAAPETQATDARRRMPAAWQRRPFRRLAGAWVFSNIGDSALFLMMAVWVNDLTGSGSAAAIVFVMFGLAALSAPFLGEVADRFSRRKLLVLANAAMVPLLLVLLFVQEASDVWIIYVVMLLYGCIGYLTAAAQSGLIRDLLPDEELASGNGLLSTIDQAARLLSPLIGTALYVFAGPVWVVGTTMATFAVASVLIARIDLQETPPTPAAERKRYWTELGAGVRHIAASPMLAVFTIVIAVAFAATGLSNATVFPALGGLGLDSAWLGIIVTAQGVGSLVGGLTAARVVGRLGESRTIALGVAIVGLGLLPTAGWWAWLAVAAIPFVGLGVVWVIVAYATHRQRTTPARLQGRVGAAANLAINVPQTLATLLGAALLGIVDYRLLIVANVLVVLGSAVAAVWPRRVRADALGVGSTEVADAHSVEASPATDPSV; encoded by the coding sequence ATGACCGCCGCGCCCGAGACCCAGGCGACGGATGCCCGGCGCCGCATGCCCGCCGCCTGGCAGCGCCGACCGTTCCGCCGCCTCGCCGGCGCGTGGGTGTTCAGCAACATCGGCGACAGCGCGTTGTTCCTGATGATGGCGGTCTGGGTGAACGACCTCACCGGCTCGGGCTCCGCCGCGGCGATCGTCTTCGTGATGTTCGGGCTCGCCGCGCTCAGCGCCCCGTTCCTCGGCGAGGTCGCCGACCGGTTCTCGCGCCGCAAGCTGCTCGTGCTCGCGAACGCCGCCATGGTGCCGCTGCTGCTCGTGCTGCTGTTCGTGCAGGAGGCATCCGATGTCTGGATCATCTACGTCGTCATGCTGCTCTACGGCTGCATCGGGTACCTCACGGCGGCCGCGCAGTCGGGGCTGATCCGCGACCTGCTGCCCGACGAGGAGCTCGCCTCGGGCAACGGCCTGCTCTCGACGATCGACCAGGCCGCGCGCCTGCTCTCGCCGCTCATCGGCACGGCGCTGTACGTCTTCGCCGGCCCCGTCTGGGTCGTCGGCACGACCATGGCGACGTTCGCCGTCGCGTCGGTGCTCATCGCCCGCATCGATCTGCAGGAGACCCCGCCGACGCCCGCCGCCGAGCGCAAGCGCTACTGGACCGAGCTCGGCGCGGGCGTGCGTCACATCGCCGCCTCGCCCATGCTCGCGGTCTTCACGATCGTGATCGCCGTGGCGTTCGCGGCGACCGGCCTGTCGAACGCGACCGTGTTCCCGGCGCTCGGCGGCCTCGGGCTCGACAGCGCATGGCTCGGCATCATCGTCACCGCGCAGGGCGTGGGCTCGCTCGTCGGCGGGCTCACCGCGGCGCGCGTCGTCGGCCGGCTGGGGGAGTCGCGCACCATCGCGCTCGGCGTCGCCATCGTCGGTCTCGGCCTGCTGCCGACCGCCGGCTGGTGGGCGTGGCTCGCGGTCGCCGCGATCCCGTTCGTCGGCCTCGGCGTCGTCTGGGTCATCGTCGCCTACGCGACCCACCGCCAGCGCACCACCCCCGCCCGCCTGCAGGGCCGCGTCGGCGCCGCCGCGAACCTCGCGATCAATGTGCCGCAGACCCTCGCGACGCTGCTCGGCGCCGCCCTGCTCGGCATCGTCGACTACCGGCTGCTCATCGTGGCGAACGTGCTCGTCGTGCTCGGCTCGGCGGTTGCGGCGGTGTGGCCGCGGCGGGTGCGGGCGGATGCCTTGGGGGTGGGCTCGACCGAAGTGGCCGACGCGCACTCGGTCGAAGCATCCCCAGCCACAGATCCGAGCGTCTGA
- a CDS encoding ArsR/SmtB family transcription factor, with protein MAGSDERMHPDDPARIRALAHPIRLALLEVLGDVVDATATECAEQVGESVASASFHLRQLEKYGYIERAEPRGREKPWRLVARTVRHPAPTPDVADSMASVLGLAGIVIDRQYARLREYIAVAERGGLEGDWLGSSMVGTSSFWATRDELAELGESILALLEPLQGRIADPTLRPEGARLARMFATLNADPDSVPTGAPGAPADETETDETGAQA; from the coding sequence ATGGCAGGTTCAGACGAGCGGATGCACCCCGACGACCCGGCACGTATCCGCGCCCTCGCGCACCCCATCCGCCTCGCGCTCCTCGAGGTGCTCGGCGATGTGGTCGACGCGACCGCCACCGAGTGCGCCGAGCAGGTGGGGGAGTCGGTCGCGAGCGCGTCGTTCCACCTGCGGCAGCTCGAGAAGTACGGCTACATCGAGCGCGCCGAGCCGCGCGGGCGCGAGAAGCCCTGGCGGCTCGTGGCCCGTACGGTGCGGCATCCGGCGCCCACCCCCGACGTCGCCGACTCGATGGCGTCGGTGCTCGGCCTCGCCGGCATCGTCATCGACCGCCAGTACGCCCGCCTGCGCGAGTACATCGCCGTCGCCGAGCGCGGCGGCCTCGAGGGCGACTGGCTGGGCTCGTCGATGGTCGGCACGTCGAGCTTCTGGGCGACCCGCGACGAGCTGGCCGAGCTCGGCGAGAGCATCCTCGCCCTCCTCGAACCGCTCCAGGGCCGCATCGCCGACCCGACGCTGCGGCCCGAGGGTGCCCGGCTCGCGCGCATGTTCGCGACCCTCAACGCCGACCCCGACTCCGTGCCCACCGGGGCGCCGGGTGCGCCCGCCGACGAGACCGAGACCGACGAGACAGGAGCCCAGGCATGA
- a CDS encoding SRPBCC family protein, translated as MPSTFVMTTEAPYGVEAMFDISLDIDAHVSSMAQSGERAVAGVTTGQIGLGETVTWRARHFGIWFTMTSEIAELERPSRFVDRQVRGPFRAFTHVHEFEASGTGTRMTDRITVASPIFGRLAERLVLVPYLRRLIAKRNAHLLAALA; from the coding sequence GTGCCTTCCACCTTCGTCATGACGACCGAGGCGCCGTACGGCGTCGAGGCGATGTTCGACATCTCGCTCGACATCGACGCGCATGTGTCGTCGATGGCGCAGTCGGGGGAACGTGCGGTCGCCGGGGTGACCACCGGGCAGATTGGCCTCGGCGAGACCGTGACCTGGCGGGCGCGTCACTTCGGCATCTGGTTCACCATGACGTCGGAGATCGCCGAGTTGGAGCGTCCGTCTCGGTTCGTCGACCGGCAGGTGCGGGGGCCGTTCCGGGCGTTCACGCACGTCCACGAGTTCGAGGCGTCCGGCACCGGAACGCGGATGACCGACCGCATCACGGTCGCGTCCCCGATCTTCGGCCGCCTCGCCGAGCGTCTGGTGCTCGTGCCCTACCTGCGCCGACTCATCGCGAAGCGGAACGCCCATCTGCTCGCGGCGCTGGCATGA
- a CDS encoding long-chain-fatty-acid--CoA ligase gives MADASGTPWLASYAPGVPHHLDAPTGSLIDLIHESVAQYPDRPALEFFGRVTTYAELGEQIDRAAEGLRKLGVQAGDPVAIVLPNCPQHIVAFYAILRLGAIVVEHNPLYTPRELRHQFEDHGARVVVAWSKVVATIQDFPDDIAQRHIVSVDVTRAMPFTTRAALRLPIAKAREAREALTTDVHDTVTWRELVASDRIEPHIHAPRVGDVALIQYTSGTTGRPKGATLTHANLLANAAQARAWVPEIPRGTSVVYAVLPMFHAYGLTLCLTFAMSMGARLVLFPRFDPDLVLKVVRKHPPTFLPAVPPIYERLTAAADAKGVSLEGIAIAISGAMPLSASVVEPWEAKTGGYLVEGYGLSETSPVLMANPVATTRRAGTVGLPLPDTEVRVVDPDAPMQDVPAGERGELVVRGPQVFSGYWNRPEETAEVFVDDPDGGAPWFRTGDIVTIDDGGFVRIVDRIKELIITGGFNVAPSEVEDVIRQHPDVADCAVVGMPDEHLGEQVVAAVVLQPGATLDPEAIRTAVRDRLTPYKVPRRVVEVDDLPRSLIGKVIRRQVREQLEA, from the coding sequence ATGGCGGATGCCTCCGGCACGCCCTGGCTCGCAAGCTACGCGCCGGGCGTGCCGCACCACCTCGACGCGCCCACGGGGTCGCTCATCGACCTCATCCACGAGTCGGTCGCGCAGTACCCCGACCGGCCGGCGCTCGAGTTCTTCGGCCGCGTCACGACGTACGCTGAGCTCGGCGAGCAGATCGACCGCGCCGCCGAGGGGCTGCGCAAGCTCGGCGTGCAGGCCGGCGACCCGGTCGCGATCGTGCTGCCGAACTGCCCGCAGCACATCGTGGCGTTCTACGCGATCCTCCGGCTCGGCGCGATCGTCGTCGAGCACAACCCGCTCTACACGCCGCGCGAGCTGCGCCATCAGTTCGAGGACCACGGCGCCCGCGTCGTGGTCGCCTGGAGCAAGGTCGTCGCGACCATCCAGGACTTCCCCGACGACATCGCCCAGCGCCACATCGTGTCGGTCGACGTCACCCGCGCGATGCCGTTCACCACGCGCGCAGCGCTGCGCCTGCCGATCGCGAAGGCCCGCGAGGCGCGCGAGGCGCTCACCACGGACGTGCACGACACCGTGACCTGGCGCGAGCTCGTGGCATCCGATCGCATCGAGCCCCACATCCACGCGCCGCGCGTCGGCGACGTGGCGCTCATCCAGTACACGAGCGGCACCACCGGCCGGCCGAAGGGCGCGACGCTCACGCACGCGAACCTGCTCGCGAACGCCGCGCAGGCGCGCGCGTGGGTGCCCGAGATTCCGCGCGGCACGTCGGTCGTCTACGCCGTGCTGCCGATGTTCCACGCCTACGGCCTGACGCTCTGCCTCACCTTCGCGATGAGCATGGGCGCGCGCCTCGTGCTGTTCCCGCGCTTCGACCCCGACCTGGTGCTGAAGGTGGTGCGCAAGCACCCGCCGACGTTCCTGCCGGCGGTGCCGCCGATCTACGAGCGCCTGACCGCGGCCGCCGACGCGAAGGGCGTCTCGCTCGAGGGCATCGCGATCGCGATCTCGGGGGCGATGCCGCTGTCGGCGTCGGTCGTCGAGCCGTGGGAGGCGAAGACCGGCGGGTATCTCGTCGAGGGGTACGGCCTCTCGGAGACGTCGCCCGTGCTCATGGCGAACCCGGTCGCGACGACCCGCCGCGCGGGCACGGTCGGCCTGCCGCTGCCCGACACCGAGGTGCGCGTGGTCGACCCCGACGCCCCGATGCAGGACGTGCCCGCGGGCGAGCGCGGCGAGCTCGTCGTACGCGGCCCGCAGGTGTTCAGCGGCTACTGGAACCGCCCCGAGGAGACCGCCGAGGTCTTCGTCGACGACCCCGACGGCGGCGCGCCCTGGTTCCGCACCGGCGACATCGTCACGATCGACGACGGCGGCTTCGTGCGCATCGTCGACCGCATCAAGGAGCTCATCATCACGGGCGGCTTCAACGTCGCGCCGAGCGAGGTCGAAGACGTCATCCGCCAGCACCCCGACGTCGCCGACTGCGCCGTCGTCGGCATGCCCGACGAGCACTTGGGGGAGCAGGTCGTCGCCGCGGTTGTGCTCCAGCCGGGCGCGACGCTCGACCCCGAGGCGATTCGCACCGCCGTGCGCGACCGGCTGACGCCCTACAAGGTGCCGCGCCGCGTCGTCGAGGTCGACGACCTGCCGCGCTCGCTGATCGGCAAGGTCATCCGCCGGCAGGTGCGCGAGCAGCTGGAGGCGTAG
- a CDS encoding ribose-phosphate diphosphokinase, producing the protein MSNIKSKTTKQLVLVTGRAHPALAEEIARELDTELVESDSRTFANGEIYARFSQSVRGCDVFVIQSHPSPINEWLMEQLIMLDALKRASAKRITVVSPFYPYARQDKKGRGREPISARLVADLYKTAGADRIMSVDLHAAQIQGFFDGPVDHLFAMPVLLEHFKKKLDPETLTVVSPDMGRVRVADIWSDKLGAPLAIIHKRRDPLVPNQVSVHEIVGEVEGRTCLLVDDLIDTGRTIVKAAEALKANGATNIVVAATHAVFSPPATELLQSEFIDEVVVTDTLPLPPEKHWDRLTVLSIAPLLARAIHEVFDDGSVTSMFDGAA; encoded by the coding sequence ATGTCGAACATCAAGAGCAAGACCACGAAGCAGCTCGTGCTCGTGACGGGGCGCGCGCACCCGGCGCTCGCCGAAGAGATCGCGCGGGAGCTCGACACCGAGCTCGTCGAGTCGGACTCGCGCACCTTCGCGAACGGCGAGATCTACGCGCGCTTCAGCCAGAGCGTGCGCGGCTGCGACGTGTTCGTCATCCAGTCGCATCCGTCGCCCATCAACGAGTGGCTCATGGAGCAGCTCATCATGCTCGACGCGCTGAAGCGCGCGTCGGCCAAGCGCATCACCGTGGTCTCGCCGTTCTATCCGTACGCCCGGCAGGACAAGAAGGGCCGCGGCCGCGAGCCGATCTCGGCGCGCCTGGTCGCCGACCTGTACAAGACCGCGGGCGCCGACCGCATCATGTCGGTCGACCTGCACGCGGCGCAGATCCAGGGCTTCTTCGACGGGCCCGTCGACCACCTGTTCGCGATGCCGGTGCTGCTCGAGCACTTCAAGAAGAAGCTCGACCCCGAGACGCTCACCGTCGTCTCGCCCGACATGGGCCGCGTGCGCGTCGCCGACATCTGGAGCGACAAGCTCGGCGCCCCGCTCGCCATCATCCACAAGCGCCGCGACCCGCTCGTGCCGAACCAGGTCTCGGTGCACGAGATCGTCGGCGAGGTCGAGGGCCGCACCTGCCTGCTGGTCGACGACCTGATCGACACCGGCCGCACCATCGTCAAGGCCGCCGAGGCGCTGAAGGCCAACGGTGCGACCAACATCGTCGTCGCCGCGACCCACGCGGTGTTCTCGCCGCCCGCGACCGAACTGCTGCAGAGCGAGTTCATCGACGAGGTCGTCGTCACCGACACCCTGCCGCTGCCGCCCGAGAAGCACTGGGACCGCCTGACCGTGCTGTCGATCGCCCCGCTGCTCGCCCGCGCGATCCACGAGGTCTTCGACGACGGGTCGGTCACGAGCATGTTCGACGGGGCCGCATAG
- a CDS encoding Imm26 family immunity protein: protein MRSRRPKLGSVVQISLPDGRYAYGRVLRDGAVAFYRRTSDEPGVPPIGDRDYQFVVGVSNDTLRSDDVPVVGFDPGVSEEDEWPPPQVVRDPIDGSVQRYERGVLRPATEAEVAGLEPVAAWALVHLLPRLVTGENPWFLTDPGDQ from the coding sequence GTGAGGTCCCGTCGCCCGAAGCTCGGCTCGGTCGTCCAGATCTCGCTGCCGGATGGCCGGTACGCGTACGGGCGGGTACTGAGGGACGGCGCGGTCGCGTTCTACCGCAGGACGTCCGACGAGCCCGGCGTGCCGCCGATCGGCGACCGTGACTACCAGTTCGTCGTCGGGGTCTCCAACGACACGCTTCGCTCCGACGACGTCCCGGTCGTGGGGTTCGACCCAGGCGTCAGCGAGGAGGATGAGTGGCCACCGCCGCAGGTGGTCAGGGACCCGATCGACGGCAGCGTGCAGCGCTACGAGCGTGGGGTCTTGCGGCCCGCAACGGAGGCGGAGGTGGCGGGACTCGAGCCGGTGGCGGCATGGGCCCTCGTGCACTTGCTGCCCCGCCTCGTCACAGGTGAGAATCCGTGGTTCCTGACGGACCCGGGAGATCAGTGA